One part of the Mycolicibacterium aromaticivorans JS19b1 = JCM 16368 genome encodes these proteins:
- a CDS encoding DUF5642 family protein, with the protein MVKPGAVVAVLCAGLAVACSSGAPAEPKADIAKVTTVKSSFGPDFTVSEVAKTGIDPHVLAGQKLPDGLTFDPPSCAKYATGQLVPQGTQGNMAAVSAEGQGNRFIVIAVETDAAVPVTEPGPDCRKVTFSGSAMRGLVESVEAPAIDGTTTLGVHRVLQAVVNNQARTGETYNYSAHFGVYQVIVSANPLVLPDKPIVPVNTGRARDLLVAGVNAIRG; encoded by the coding sequence ATGGTGAAACCCGGCGCGGTCGTAGCAGTGCTGTGCGCCGGACTGGCGGTGGCGTGTTCATCGGGCGCACCGGCTGAACCGAAGGCCGATATCGCCAAGGTGACGACGGTGAAGTCGAGCTTCGGCCCGGACTTCACGGTCTCCGAGGTCGCCAAGACCGGAATCGACCCGCATGTGCTGGCCGGCCAGAAACTGCCCGACGGCCTGACCTTCGATCCGCCGTCCTGTGCGAAGTACGCCACCGGACAACTCGTGCCGCAGGGCACCCAGGGCAACATGGCGGCTGTGTCGGCCGAGGGTCAGGGCAACCGGTTCATCGTGATCGCCGTCGAAACCGATGCGGCGGTGCCGGTGACCGAACCCGGGCCGGACTGCCGCAAGGTCACCTTCAGTGGCAGCGCGATGCGCGGTTTGGTTGAGTCGGTCGAGGCGCCGGCGATCGACGGCACCACAACATTGGGGGTGCACCGGGTGCTACAAGCCGTGGTCAACAACCAGGCGCGCACCGGCGAGACGTACAACTACTCCGCCCATTTCGGGGTCTATCAGGTGATCGTGAGCGCCAACCCGCTGGTCCTGCCCGACAAGCCGATCGTGCCGGTGAACACCGGACGGGCCCGCGATCTCCTGGTCGCCGGCGTCAACGCGATCCGGGGCTGA
- a CDS encoding alpha-ketoglutarate-dependent dioxygenase AlkB gives MSVPVQGALFEHSERRELGAGAWIDMRSAWVDDADALFGALLDDVSWRAERRQMYDRVLDVPRLVSFHDLLTEPPPNPAITKLRRRLNDVYAGELGEPFTSAGLCLYRDGADSVAWHGDTIGRSSTEDTMVAIVSLGATRVFALRPRGGGQSLRLPQHHGDLLVMGGSCQRTWEHAVPKTALPKGPRISIQFRPRDVR, from the coding sequence GTGTCTGTCCCGGTTCAGGGCGCGCTGTTCGAGCACAGTGAGCGCCGCGAGCTCGGAGCCGGCGCGTGGATCGACATGCGCTCGGCCTGGGTCGACGACGCCGACGCGTTGTTCGGCGCCCTGCTCGACGACGTCTCCTGGCGCGCCGAACGGCGGCAGATGTATGACCGGGTCCTCGACGTTCCGCGCCTGGTGAGCTTCCACGATCTGCTGACCGAGCCGCCTCCGAACCCTGCCATCACGAAGCTGCGCCGTCGCCTCAACGACGTCTACGCCGGCGAATTGGGTGAGCCGTTCACCAGTGCCGGGCTGTGCCTCTACCGCGACGGCGCCGACAGCGTTGCCTGGCACGGCGACACGATCGGCCGCAGCAGCACCGAGGACACCATGGTGGCGATCGTCAGCCTCGGCGCCACCCGGGTGTTCGCGCTGCGACCCCGCGGCGGCGGTCAGTCGCTTCGGCTTCCCCAACACCACGGCGACCTTCTGGTGATGGGTGGTTCGTGCCAACGCACCTGGGAGCACGCCGTTCCCAAGACCGCGCTGCCCAAAGGACCGCGGATCAGCATCCAGTTCCGCCCGCGCGACGTGCGCTGA
- the arcA gene encoding arginine deiminase yields the protein MTAAVLGSNSEVGTLRVVILHRPGAELQRLTPRNNDKLLFDGLPWVARAQQEHDAFADLLRSRGVEVLLLSELLTEALGSGAARMQGISAAVDARRLGLPLAQELSAYLRGLEPAALAHVLMAGMTFTELPSGATSDMSLVRLMHHGGDFVIEPLPNLLFTRDSSFWIGPRVAITSLALPARMRETSLTDLIYAHHPRFLGVRRAYESHTAPVEGGDVLLLSPGVVAVGVGERTTPAGAEALARSLFDDGLAHTVLAVPIAQERAQMHLDTVCTMVDVDALVMYPAISDSLSAFTIKRTPDGVKILDEAPFVKAAADAMGTALRVIDTGLDPVTAEREQWDDGNNTLAVAPGVVVAYERNTETNARLQDSGIEVLPIAASELGTGRGGPRCMSCPVARDPL from the coding sequence GTGACTGCCGCCGTACTTGGCTCCAACTCCGAGGTCGGGACGCTGCGGGTCGTGATCCTGCACCGTCCCGGTGCCGAACTGCAGCGGTTGACCCCACGCAACAACGACAAACTGCTGTTCGACGGTCTGCCGTGGGTGGCGCGGGCACAGCAGGAGCACGACGCGTTCGCCGATCTGCTGCGGTCGCGGGGCGTGGAAGTGCTGCTGCTGTCCGAATTGCTGACCGAGGCGCTGGGCAGCGGGGCGGCCAGGATGCAGGGCATCTCTGCGGCCGTCGATGCGCGCCGTCTGGGATTGCCTCTGGCGCAGGAACTTTCGGCCTACCTGCGCGGCCTGGAGCCGGCGGCGCTGGCGCATGTCCTGATGGCGGGTATGACCTTCACCGAATTGCCCTCGGGCGCAACGTCGGACATGTCGCTAGTCCGGCTGATGCATCACGGCGGCGACTTCGTCATAGAGCCGCTGCCCAACCTCTTGTTCACCCGCGACTCGTCGTTCTGGATCGGCCCTCGGGTGGCGATCACCTCGCTGGCGCTGCCCGCGCGGATGCGCGAAACCTCACTCACCGACCTCATCTACGCCCATCACCCGCGTTTCCTCGGTGTGCGCCGCGCCTACGAATCGCACACGGCGCCGGTGGAAGGTGGTGACGTGCTGCTGCTCTCGCCCGGCGTGGTGGCCGTCGGAGTCGGGGAGCGCACCACCCCGGCAGGTGCGGAAGCATTGGCGCGCAGCCTGTTCGACGACGGGCTGGCCCACACGGTGCTGGCCGTCCCGATCGCCCAGGAACGGGCCCAGATGCACCTGGACACCGTATGCACGATGGTGGACGTCGACGCACTGGTGATGTATCCGGCGATCAGTGACTCGCTGTCGGCGTTCACCATCAAGCGCACGCCCGACGGGGTGAAGATCCTCGACGAGGCGCCGTTCGTGAAGGCGGCTGCCGACGCGATGGGCACGGCGTTGCGGGTCATCGACACCGGGCTGGACCCGGTGACCGCCGAACGCGAGCAATGGGACGACGGAAATAACACCCTGGCGGTGGCCCCCGGCGTCGTCGTCGCCTACGAGCGCAACACCGAAACCAATGCCCGGCTGCAGGATTCAGGTATCGAAGTCCTACCGATCGCCGCTTCCGAGCTCGGCACCGGTCGCGGCGGTCCGCGATGCATGTCATGTCCGGTGGCTCGGGACCCGCTGTGA
- the soxR gene encoding redox-sensitive transcriptional activator SoxR, with amino-acid sequence MTEHELGPGELAARAGVAISALHFYEREGLISSRRTSGNQRRYPRDTLRRVAFIRMSQRLGIPLARVREALATLPIDRVPTSRDWARLSAGWRDDLDERIGHLQRLRDNLADCIGCGCLSLRSCALSNPEDVLAGHGPGAAKL; translated from the coding sequence GTGACCGAGCACGAACTGGGGCCCGGCGAGCTCGCGGCGCGAGCCGGAGTGGCGATCTCGGCACTGCACTTCTACGAGCGCGAGGGCCTGATCAGCAGCCGCCGAACCTCCGGCAACCAGCGGCGTTACCCTCGCGACACGCTGCGGCGGGTGGCTTTCATCCGCATGTCCCAGCGTCTCGGCATCCCTCTGGCCAGGGTCCGCGAAGCACTGGCCACACTGCCGATCGACCGGGTTCCCACCAGCCGGGACTGGGCCCGGCTGTCGGCGGGCTGGCGCGACGACCTCGATGAGCGGATCGGCCATCTGCAGCGGTTGCGCGACAACCTCGCCGACTGCATCGGCTGCGGTTGCCTCAGCTTGCGCAGCTGCGCGCTGTCCAACCCCGAAGACGTCCTCGCCGGACACGGTCCCGGGGCGGCGAAACTCTAG